The window AAGGTGTTAGCCTCACTATAaggttttttttaggtttttttttttagtgaggtaattggggttaagtgacttgcccagggttacacagctagtaagtgtctgaggccggatttgaactcaggtcctcctgactccagggccagtgctctatccactgcgccacctagctgccccctataagtcTTTTCTTAGATCATGTCTAGCTTAGTTCTGAGTGCCATATCTTAGGAGGAATGTTGAGAAGATGTGTATGCAGAGGAAAGTAGGCAGGATGGTAAAAGGCCTTGAGACTGTCATAAACTGTTTAGAAGACATAAGGGAGGGGCATAACTACTTTTTTCAACTATTTAATGGTGttcatgtaactgggaaaatatataaaaaccattgtgggggaggtccataagtgtatcaagagtctggaattgacaaagattggttagccccaggcaattcacctgcctgggtaggggggactgggtggggaatcagttctccataaattttgtagttatcaatatatataatatatacatatataattttcccccaaaaaaatcatgtgGATATTGCCTTAGACCTGTTTGACTTGACCCCTCTTTTCCCTCACTCCCAAAAGGACTATGGctaaatataataatgaaaactGCTGGAAAATGGAATGTACCAATTTGAGGGTGGTATATGTCCCTAGAGGATTTTCTTAATAGGGGGCTGAATAATGGTCCAGAAATTCACGCTTCAAGTAGAAAATGGACTAGATTAAGCTCTGAAGTCTCTTAAATTTCtatgataaggggcagctagatggcgcagtggtaaagcgacagcccgggattcaggagtacctgggttcaaatccgacctcagacacttgacacttactagctgtgtgactgtgggcaagtcacttaaccctcattgccctgcaaaaaaaaaaaaattctatgataaacacttcattttttttttatcattggcTTGGATATAGTGTTGAATTAATTCTCTAAGTACATTGATATGATTTGATTTCACAATAATTATGCCACCTAGTTTCCAAGAAAGAGATGTCACATTTAGTTGgttttatatttagtttcaaAAGAAAATGTAGCAGGTAAAGTTATTTGTTAAACtgatctttttcattaaaaaaaaaaaagtatccagcATATGGTCCGCTCAACTACAGCCTTTACTACATTGGCTTTAAACCAGGCTGAACAAAGTTTAACGATCTTAACCTTTACCCTTCAAAGCTGCAGccgatttttaaaagataataaatatCCAAACTTATTAGATTTTGAAATAGTAGGGTAGGAAATAAACATTTGATTTAATCAGTAGAGTATTCGGCAATGCCTTCAGCCAATAAGCACGACTACAGGGTATTGACCATCAAAATATCTGAAAGGATTGTGCCTCTAGACTGTGTTCCGGAAGACAGCCTAAGAAAAAGTGCCCTACAGGGAAATGACTCGACTACTTTTGGAGGCACTCAAGGTTAGAAATGTTTATTCTGCTGCATGCTGCCTCGGGCTATGGAGCAAATTAGGGGCTGATGCTAAATTGTATCAGAGTAAGGGAAGTCTACAGTTGATCAACCATGAGGTAAATAGACAGGCTGCttattataacaaaaaaagaCCACATGAACAAGAgactgataataatagctagcatttatttggtgttttaaggtttgcaaagcgctttaaatatgttatcttatttaatcatcacaacaagcctaggaggtaaatgctattatccccatttaacagattaaggaaactgagacccagtgccttacaggacttgcccaaagtcacacaaactagtgagtgtctgaagtgggatttgaactcatattttcttgattctatccactgtaccaacccAGCGAAAGTATTTCCTTTGAAAACACAAGGGGTGAGCCAAGAGGTGACTTGATGTGGCAGGTGCCTTTGGAGTTATGAGACCTTGATTCAAATTTCAGCGCTGTGATTATGTGACTCCaggtctttgtgaccttgggcaagtcaccagaGGGAGCTCACTGGGCTGTAATCTCCTCACCGTTTTAGCCAAGGTGAGACTAAATCCTCTCCCAAAGTCACTTTGGAGAGTTTAGGCACGTACTCCATGGATCCCACTGTTTGAAGTGTTTTCTTGCAGTCAGAGATCTGAGAGCGGATTTGGCTTTTGGAATCCACCCAAAGTCACGCATATAGGATAGGATATAGTCGATCAAACTGGGTACTGATGGGGTTTTATTTGCTTTCTTGATGAGGAAGGGGGCGGAGAGCTCTGGGGGTTTGGGGGTTGGGTTTTTGACtccttaaaaaatactttgtccACACATTAGAATATATGTATGACCTCCTGAGATTTTGGAAGACAATACTCGTTTGGATGGCAAATAAATTGCATCAGCCTCACCTTGTACATTGAACAGAAGCTAACTCGTCAGGTAAgggattttataaaaaaaatgtaaacacagGCATTTAGACTGGGCCAAGGCAAAAACTGTTATACGCTTGTTACATCTTGTTACATCGCTCCAAAGTTCTTTTCATTGAGCCCTTAGCAAATCACTACTGATAGAAAAAGCTGGGAACACTATTCTGTGGAAGATGAGTCATCTCATTAATCTTCATTTTTACCAAAGGCTTTTCACAGAAATGCTTATTAACCTGCACGGCAtctgaaaaggggaagaaagtagGCCTTCCTGCTAATGCTAATTTGAAACTTGCAGAGATCCTGAAAGGTTAGCAAGTCTGGGAACCAATCGTTTAGGACTTTGGGATTTAGGGAAATTTATATACAGATAGTTATAGAGGAGTAGCCACGCTGAAGAAATGGGAGACCCTTGAATTATTTGCTTCCTACTTTGTCATTTGTCATTCACAACCACCCTTTGAGGGAGGGGGTACAGATATCCCAGATGAGATCCCACAGGTACATTAACTTGACCATGGTTGACATAGCTATTAAGCAGGAGAGCCAGGGCTTAAACCCAGTTTCAATAAttacaaatccagtgctcttcccatcCATTACATCGCATTGCCTCCCCACATAGGGCCCGGATCCATTTCCTTGGTGGCATCTTAATTTTTTCTCACCTACAAATAGCTTGGGctatgttgttgttaagtcatgtccaattttttgtgatcctatttgggattttcttggcagatactggagtggtttgccatttccttctccaactcatttacagatgaagaaagtgaggcaaactaAGTTAAGcagtttgcccaggatcacacagctaataagtgtctgagaccagatttgaactcaggaagatgtcttcctgactccctgcctgacactctatgcactatggctcCACCTGGCTGCTCTTGGGCTGCATAGTCCTTAGCAATGAAAAACTGCTAATAAAAGTCATCAAGTAAATAAGTCTTTACAAgctagtgtcatggggtgcagagcaccccagaatttctctggggcacaccgaggaatcttctccttgagaaactaaaccagaggacagataaggcctagaggaaccaaattggactgagctagcttgggattcctacccttcattccggtctcccttatcctggggagataagtttgggtgtggcttcggcctttgtgttctgaggagggatccatagccacccctcacccaattcctttagtcactaccagtgggggatggtcctccactgctcacccaattcccccagctaccaccagtgggggatggtcctctctcactaaaggaacttttcacgggcagatggtccacccccatcagtcatctataaaagtaccttccggtctcctgttcgaggagatttggtacctctgagccatgtgctttatgccaaatctccccatgaaaagtccaaggatttctttcatggtttccctccccccacccttcccttcccttgctcctaaataaactatcaccttgttctaactaagttttgtgtgcaagagggtgtaattctttaaagaggaattcccaagaaccccaacccgtaccccatttttccactatatcactAGTTTTCCTCTACAAGTGTAGGAAGGTAGAGAGGAAAGGTTTCCTATCACTTATCTTCCTATTCCTCTGGTGTATTTGATGGGCAATAGGGAAATTCAAATTCTCTAATAATCACCTAGCATTTATAGCACTTTAATTTTGCAAAGTACAAACCTATTGATATGGGGGGAAGTGGGGTATGGGTTAGatcaggggttggggttcttggggatccctctttaaagaattacaccctcttgcacacaaaacttagttagaataaggtggtagtttatttaggagcaagggaaggggagggaaaccatgaaagaaatccttggacttttcatggggagattggcacaaagcacatggctcagaggtaccaaatcttgaacaggagactggaaagtacttttatagagtcctgatgggggtggaccatttgcctgtggaaagttcctttagtgagggtggaccatcccccgctggtagtgactagaggaattgggtgaggggtggctacagatccctcttcagaacacaaaggccacagccacacccaaatttatctccccagggtaagggagaccagaatgaagggtaggaatcccaaactagctcagtccagtttggttcagtttatctctccaggcgttatctgtcctctggtttagtttctctaggagaaagttccttgatgtgccccagagaacttctggggtgctctgcaccccatgacattccccacttctttatatataaggaaaggggatgaagattcttctgaaaccgcttcatgctgaccggggggtcgaagaaatcacggcgcaagggagggggagagaagtggagaaggcctggaatgctcggagttgtgaggggcccagagagtccagaggcaacacgtaggcagtgtcatgaatccttgagcctagatggaacagacttaaacaaaaaaattaaaactgaccagagcaaaaaggaaaagggactttatcagatcaggagtcaagtgggaccttttggCAGAACAGGGTGTGGCCGGCTTTACCGGAGTTAAGTAATCaaatcaagcctaattctgtgataggcagtgtctgtctacatttacggtccttttatcccatccccactttgtgccttgattgcatgctaggacctgaaccaaagagtaagacagaggtcgccccaaaaccattcctaggcttgcctcctatgtccagcttggccatgggcctgacaaggtgctggccaggagagcaagctgcagagccctggatttttgctaagccgatctcttgggtgctgccctggggacaaagaggtaggagggcaGGCCTCACCTTCGTGAGGcttcccccacttctgtgtcccagtttactgcagctgccagaatctcggccagccggagttctgctggtagcagatgtggtgatggctgctgcttggtctatggagcgggcatgagccatcctttctctctctttggctacggcaaggtccctgttattaaaaatctttttttttttttttttagtgaggcaattggggttaagtgacttgcccagggtcacacagctagtgagtgttaagtgtttgaggccggatttgaacccaggtactcctgactccagggccggtgctctatccactgcgccacctagctgcccccctgttattaaaaatcttaaaaacaacGTCAAGGAGTtctgaggatgggatctggggaccccagtctaacttctggagctctctcctaatgtcaggagcagactggctgataaaatgaatattgaggacagttattcctacatctctttgggggtctaggttggtatatttcttcagagagtccgcTAAGCAGCTCTTGAAGACAGCAGgcttttcatcagacccctgtgttatctccctcacctttccataattgacttgtttcttaaccccccttctcattccctcaaccaggcaggtgaccatgtgatttctatgagctctctcttccctgttctcatagttccatctcggttctatgaccgggacagctgtaaatccagggactccaacccaatttccaacctgcgagtgttcatccccaacttgtaccgccagatcccaaatttgttttttctcgtcaggggtacaacagctggcaagaataatttgcaaatcagtccaggaaaggtcaaactccagtgtcacagacttaaagccatctatgaactttgtggggttctctgagtaactccccaatttctctttaatctgagataacctgcttatagaaaaagaggcatgccttaatgttgtgcccttcccaatgggaaattcccttaatggaagtagggaagcagtgggagacgcgggtaaggacctgggttggggagatagctcaggtggagacagaggattgggcgcagggcccagtgggggaggggtgacagcctttggctgtggagtaggtgggagaggggaaacagtctttggctgcagcgtgggtggagatggggaaagggagatagccttaggtgactgcagattaggtaaagcagatggggtccgctgaatggaaaaaacaggagaaatgggaacatattggagttcccccagattgtaaatggaatagagcaggatagaaggagactgatatccactccccgtgtggcacagggaattggttctgagatcagccggtgggcaaggagaggtctcagtcatagagtgatatgactgtggttgacccataggtatggaagcaggcagggaaggagtggaacgagaaacaggtagggaatgagtttgaggggACCTcgtcctttccctttgacttctggcttaaactcataaaagccgatatgtatggaatctctgtccatctcccttcacgcttgcaaaacttgtccaattgcaaaatggtattataattaagggtgccgtgtacaggccaatttccttcacttcctagaggataatgtggccataaattgttacaaaaatgtatcatacatctctttctcaggtttttaagttccagtctagtccaatctcttagaatGCActccagaggtgaatttttcggaacactccctttctgtcccataactactgtctaaggagaatagtctgaaccaagagcagagaactggtaagggatagacacataagcataaatgttcttacccagaaacgtgtagtctgagggtctaagcgtggttcggacatctaggagtcccaggctgctctctgctgtagTGCAGACACcaaccgtctctacctctctgtgactcaaacgggaggttgagtccggtgggagagagagaaggagaaacccagaaggtagggccctacctccaggttttgtgtgccaagcgtggaccagacgtctgtttgagctttcggggagggagggagactcaggctgccctccgcTGCCACGTGTGAAAGCTgatcctctctctacctctctgtgactcaaacgggaggttgagtcaggcgggagagggagaaaggaaacccagaagggaggttcccgccccccagttttgtgtactaagaggaaagaggaaattcccGTGTCCCTGTTCGGGGCCAAaggatatggtgggaaatggggtatgagttagatcaggggttggggttcttaggaattcctaagggggtggctatggatccctcttcagaacacaaagggcacagccacacccaaatttatctccccagggtaagggagaccaaaatgaagggtaggaatcaagctcagtccgatttggttcagcttatctctctaggcgtatctgtcctctggtttagtttctcaaggagaagtttccttgatgtgctccagagaacttctggggtgctctgcaccccatgacactatgATCAtatttgcttctcacaacaaccctgagaggtggaaTCTATTatcatattcccattttacagatgaggaaactgagaaagaaagtgttatgggcctggggtacctcagaagttttctgggggaaatcaaggaaccttcttgagaaactaaaccaaaggacagacacactgaAAGAGATGAGTGGCACTGGATCtgaactgagataactccaggaccactgGTCCAGAATCCCCCAAGattaagattaggtgtggctgctgcctttgtgggatGAGGGGAACAAAGATGGCTTGCGATATCAGAActgcctctcacccaacttcccccagccaccagcagtgggggatggtcctcccccaattaGGGAACTCTCTCCAGTCAGATATTCACCCcatggtcttctttttttttttttgcagggcaatgagggttaagtgacttgcccagggtcacacagctagtaagtgtcaagtgtctgaggccagatttgaactcaggtcctcctgactccagggccagtgctttaccactgcgccatctagctgccccccatggtcTTCTATAAAAgaatttgcctgtctcctgctggaggagataggtatctcagggAGTCACGCCTCTGTGCCACgccttctctccatgagaagtccaaagaccctcttggtttcctttccctagcacctaaataaactattattttgctctaattggatttgtgtgcaagagggtgtaattctttaaagaggaattcctaagaagccCTACCCCAACCTCCCACCTATTTACCCCAtaacagaaaggttaagtgacttgcttggcatcacagctgataagtgtctgaggttagagtcttcctgactccaagtcctgcactctatccactatactacctcaGAATTAGGGTTAGGCTATAATCCACCGCCTAGCagattattttgaaataataCCAGAATCTGCCAATAGGAATGGTTTTAAAGAAGACCTTAGGCAATATGAGCCAAAATATAATCAATACCTCAGGTCTCCTTCAAACATTGGGGTACTGGTGGCTGATTGCCTAGTTTGTATGTTGGAgttgaaaatgttttaataaatatttaacatctATGCTAAAAATCCCCAGTGAGACATGGGAAAAATGGAGATAGCCAAatccataggatcacagatttatagctcaaatggacctcagaggccatctagcccctttcattttatatatgaggatgCATGAatataggaagggaagggacttgcccaaggtcacaaatttAGTAGTAGCATAAATATTTGAACCAGGTCCTCTTGatacaaatccagtgcttttcccactataccatgaATTGCTCAGTTGTTTTGGCGAATTGAATCGTTTAGGGGGGAAAAGACTCTCTTAATTTCTTTACCAATAGTAAATAATGAAACCAGTACCAAAAATGGAAGTCACATGGCTTTTTATTGTGCTCAGGCTATGATGGCCATGCTGATTATTGTCCAAGATTGTTCAATCCCTCAGCGGCATGAGTTATTGTGTCGGTCACTTTGTTGGTCACCTCTTTTACAgctttttcttcagcttcctttacAGCTTTCACGACATTTTTGATGACttttgaggaaaaagagaagatggtTTGAGTAAATGAATATTGTTCAGCCTCTTATTTGTAGTGTGGCATAAAACCTGGTAGGTCCCTATGAATTATACCATACAAATTGCTGTTACTCTGAAATGATGCTGTTAacttaatgttttttgtttgttcgtttgtttcttttttaccaaaTAGAAAGAACATAAGGAACAGCAATGGGAAGCCAACACTTATTCCTTGTCCTAGCAAACAAAGCCCTTCCACTTAGTCTTATGGTGTCCCATAAGTAATTAACTTATATATGCTGCCTATCTCTCCAgtgcatttgtttgtttctttatttattgcTGATTGATTTTTCAAAGTAAAATGTTCTCTGGCTATAAGTAAACTTAGACAATCTCAATGATATGGGTAACAAGTAAATAATAATTATGCCAAAAGAAAGAATGGTGCCAttgatgagaaaagaaaatatttgacttTGTGAATCCACTTCAGCCATACCACCTCATATTTATTTGTCTTTGCTTATCCCTAAAATCTCTAGTTTAGAATTTCTCATACCTTCTCCACCAGCCTCCTTGGCATTTTCCACCACTTCCTTGACCACTTCTCCAGCTACATtgactagaaagaagagagagcataaaacagaaataagaggTCCAAAATTCCTACAACTTTGTATAACCCTAaactaataaattataatatatcaAATACTATATAATACAATGTAATATAAATAAGTAACTGCCCAGAAAAAGATTTTTATTGGCCTTTTGTTTCCAAC is drawn from Dromiciops gliroides isolate mDroGli1 chromosome 2, mDroGli1.pri, whole genome shotgun sequence and contains these coding sequences:
- the LOC122738079 gene encoding protein FAM25C-like; this translates as MFGSIGKLAAEGLAHRAENATETVVNVAGEVVKEVVENAKEAGGEVIKNVVKAVKEAEEKAVKEVTNKVTDTITHAAEGLNNLGQ